In one Candidatus Nitronereus thalassa genomic region, the following are encoded:
- a CDS encoding YihY/virulence factor BrkB family protein, which translates to MVVVKFFDDHGPFLASGLSFDLVLYCLPLPIIFVSALGYTVVGSEQAMEWTRHIIRDLLPGTQKVFMQTLNAIMINRGTLGLTGITLFVIFSSAVFASARHVLSGVFLVETPETFLRGKLTDLLLMIVLSLLLIVTAVIASGFAVVQALGESVPIIGGLLNPFAVVLGKILSFSFLTLLFYMFYGLATTSRLSQLALWVGALTGAGLFEMSKFAFSYYVSMAKLMTSFYGVLSGMMFFLVWIYYASVVFILGAEVGWAYDRIQQEKPDLPAE; encoded by the coding sequence ATGGTTGTCGTTAAATTTTTCGATGACCATGGACCATTTCTGGCCTCTGGGCTTTCCTTTGACTTGGTTTTGTACTGCTTACCCCTGCCGATTATTTTTGTCTCGGCTCTGGGATATACGGTTGTAGGCTCGGAACAGGCCATGGAATGGACCCGCCATATTATTCGAGATCTCCTCCCCGGCACCCAGAAAGTCTTCATGCAAACTCTCAATGCCATTATGATCAATCGAGGAACGTTAGGACTCACGGGTATTACATTGTTTGTTATTTTTAGCAGCGCGGTATTTGCCTCAGCCCGGCATGTCTTAAGTGGGGTGTTTCTTGTCGAAACACCCGAAACGTTTTTGAGGGGAAAATTGACGGATTTGCTTCTGATGATCGTACTGTCCTTACTCCTTATTGTCACGGCGGTAATCGCCTCAGGTTTTGCAGTCGTGCAAGCCTTAGGCGAGTCAGTTCCGATCATTGGAGGCTTGCTGAATCCCTTTGCCGTAGTTCTCGGCAAGATCCTCAGCTTTTCGTTTTTGACCCTGTTGTTTTATATGTTTTACGGACTGGCCACCACATCCCGCTTAAGTCAGTTAGCGTTGTGGGTTGGAGCCCTGACCGGAGCTGGGCTGTTTGAAATGTCAAAGTTTGCCTTTTCCTATTATGTCTCGATGGCGAAACTTATGACATCTTTTTATGGAGTGTTAAGCGGTATGATGTTTTTCTTGGTATGGATTTACTATGCATCCGTGGTTTTTATCCTTGGAGCAGAAGTTGGTTGGGCCTATGACCGCATTCAACAAGAAAAGCCTGACCTTCCAGCAGAATAA
- a CDS encoding DUF2934 domain-containing protein — MGEKEKSPMVGFKKNQKSQELDITNVGKLKLVERGKSSTKKAGGATPKKGAPKSSAVAPKGQSKKPMVRKENIEARIAQRAYEIYEERCRLGASLQDWLRAEREVLAELDS, encoded by the coding sequence GTGGGAGAGAAAGAAAAATCTCCAATGGTGGGGTTCAAGAAAAACCAAAAGTCTCAGGAGCTTGATATTACCAATGTTGGCAAATTAAAACTGGTGGAGCGGGGAAAGTCATCCACAAAGAAGGCCGGTGGGGCTACTCCTAAAAAGGGAGCTCCAAAATCATCGGCGGTTGCCCCCAAAGGGCAATCGAAGAAGCCCATGGTACGGAAGGAAAATATCGAGGCTAGAATCGCCCAACGGGCCTATGAAATCTATGAAGAGCGGTGCCGTCTTGGGGCATCTCTTCAGGATTGGCTACGAGCTGAACGGGAAGTCTTGGCCGAACTAGATTCTTAA
- a CDS encoding YtxH domain-containing protein, with the protein MEESNRALVFGFVAFFAGVMIGLGTGLLVAPQSGNRTRRQLQNMAMDAQEDAETLVKDTKEKVSGWVDKGKKLMANS; encoded by the coding sequence ATGGAAGAAAGTAACCGAGCATTGGTGTTTGGTTTTGTGGCCTTTTTCGCGGGCGTGATGATTGGATTGGGAACGGGTCTGTTAGTGGCTCCGCAATCTGGTAATCGTACCCGCCGGCAGTTGCAGAATATGGCGATGGATGCTCAGGAGGATGCGGAAACACTGGTCAAGGATACCAAAGAGAAGGTTTCTGGCTGGGTAGACAAGGGAAAGAAACTCATGGCCAATTCCTAA